tattgtatgaccacatttagccgtCATAATTGATCAGGCATTAGCtgtcaattaagacttttgtactattatatatatgggtatcattctaGGTTCATATAATAGAAtaagaaatctctctctctctctctctctctctctctctctctctctctctctctctctctctctctctctctctctctctattttcattAGGGCTATTTATCCGGGTTCCAACTCAGGAACCCAGGTATACTTGGACAGCAACCCGAATTTCAAATCCGGACCGGAACCCGGCCCAGGTTAGCCGGGGTCAGATCTGGTTAGGAATCTGGGTTTTTCGGGTTAAcccggtttttcttttttaaacctatattatattaaaaaaaattttaagagaaATCCATGCTGAAAAGCATAagcataattcttttttttttataagcaacataagcataattctcttttatgtaaaagcctatatttattatagaacttaaaaaaaaaaaaaactgatgaaaatcatcattatttttttaattttataaaagcctatattttgtgaaatatataaactaacattgttcagaataataaaatatataaaaatgaaaaactaaaatacatGCAATCCACTATaaattacattacattacaaaatataaaattacaatatgaGTTACATATCAATAACATAGTCTTCATGTGATATATCACACCAAATAAAACTAGTCTATTCGCTGTAGCCACCCAAACGGAAGATGAATCAATGGGTTCATCTCATAAGCTTTTACCAAATCCCTGCAATTCTATTGTTGATATGTACAAGTTTAAATCTAGTTTTTGCTGCAACTTAAAAACAACTCTAGTCAAATAGCATTGAAATAACCTCCCTTTGTGCTATTTCAACTACTCATTCCCACCCTAAACATCAAATAACATGCTCCTTGAGCtcgaagggaaaagaaaaaaaatttgtctcCATTTCACTCTATGAGGAAAAATAGgataaaatcaacaaaaaatcGGAAACGAACCCATCCTAGAAACCATTTCTCCTATTGATACTAAACCTTTACATCTAAGGttaaagaatgagaaaaaaaaaaatacaaaaatgccCAAATGAAGAGAGAAATGGAGAGGCTTACCGGATCTGTTTAATAACATGTTTAATCTACATGTTATCATAATGGACCTATCAActggacataaaaaaaaaatcatcttctgTAAGTGCGCTGTTAAACATTGCTGGTGTAGATGCTAATCTACAAAAAGGCAAAGAAAAATACTTAAGTTGATATAAATTTGAAACATGAGTTCTAATCCaaatattcaacattttttGCTAGACCAGATATGATCTACGTTAGTAGCACCACtcaaatgaatagaaaaattgatcTTGGTAAGATCCTAAAGCATCTACCAACAAGAGGatcaacacaaaaaaatattgacTAACAAAAAATACATATGCTAGCACAGATTTGACCCACAAAAATATTCCTCAATGATTCTTACATTCAAACACTCTCGTCAAAACAGATCCAAATCAACcaagtaataaaagaaaaaaaccttgCTCAGGGTTTGGAGTGATTTCTCATCAAAACAGACCCTAATCATCTGATGATTGTCACactgaatatatatgtattgctTACACATTGTAAACAGACCCAACAATTGCTAAACCGCCAAACATATCACGCAAATCTACTGAGATGAATATATGTTCCTATTGGTTTTTGTTCATACTGAAAGCTACACAAGCCGTAACAGAGAACCAAAGCTACATAGACCCATATAGGAATAAAATGGACCCAAATCGCAGAGAACAAACCTTGGGGTCACGAGGATGATGGCGATGGCTAGGgttaaatagagagagagagagagagagagagagagagagagagagagagagagagagagagagagagagagagagagagagagagagagaggtctgtTAGGGACAAAGACCTTCGAGCCTTGAAAGAAATAGGAAGAAGCACTTCCATCTTCTTCCCATATCTGCTCTCCTATCCATCAAGCAATCATCGAGATCTTGGAGACGGTGAAAAACCACTGAGACAGAGCGATGGCTAGGGTTTCATGGTTAGGttttgtgtgagagagagatagagaggagGCTTCAACCGTTTAGGATTGGGGGAGACGTAagggaaataattttttttttttcattttatacaaACCCAATTATACTGGGTTACTAATACGGAACCTGAGTATCATACCCGAATTTGGACTGGATAAATTTGGTTTGTCTAATATGAGTTCCGGCCTGGATCAACCCGTAATCGAAATTCTGGTTATCGGGATTCATCCGACTCATATGAACCGTCCTAATTTTCATTAGTTTCATAAGAGAGAGCTTTTTGTGCAAATTTAAGAggctcattttttttattttgttcttgttGTCAAGAGGTAATGGGGCTGCCCACGTGGAAATGGAACGCACGTGCTACACCGACTCCCTCGTTTTCGAAACTCCGACCTTGAGATTGCATGTTCAAAGGGAAAACTCGAGGGTCCGTGTTCCGGAGCAAAAACGATGGCGCCAGCAGCAACAATTCGGTGGTGCGCAGTCATGTCCGTTCTGATGTCGTTTCTTCTCCTTTCCCCGTCAATGGCGATCTACTGCGACGAAGACGATTGCTATGATCTCCTAGGGTCAGCTCAAGCTCACCTAAATTTCCTCTCTGATCCCCATTTTACCCCCTCTTTTCTCTCATTGTTACTTCTCTAACCTATCTTTAACATGCGTTTTTAGGGTTTCACAGAGTGCCAATTCTTCGGAAATCAAGAAAGCTTACTATAAGCTCTCACTGAAATAGTGAGTTTGTGACgcctttattgtttttatttatttatttatttcggaTTTATTCTAATTCTGGGATTTCATTTATTAATCTGGATTTAATTCAGTCACCCGGATAAAAACCCGGATCCTGAATCGAGAAAGATCTTTGTCAAAGTTGCCAATGCCTATGAGGTACGGCAGATCTGAATTTGTTTTGATGCTGTGTTTAGTTTATATATGTTGGCTTACTTTCTGTGCTTATATGTGCTGAAAACACAAAACTTATTGCTGTTGTAGATTTTGAAGGACGAAGCGACGCGGGAGCAATACGATTATGCAATTGCACATCCAGAGGAGGTAAAAAGaccataattattttattagaacGTTATCTAACTCTTTTTTGTTAGAGACTTGGAATAATTCCTTAGTAGATGACTTGGCCATCCATAAACAAACTAAAAGACATTCGAACAATCTAAGTGTTATGTTTCGTGTGTGGGTGCTGTGTATTATATTTTCATGTGTTGCTTTGGTTTGCTGCTTGTTACAGCCAACCTTGTTTGAAAGTGTTTATGCAGAGACTGCTTACCTTCAATAAGATGTTTTTATCTACCACAAAGAGACGTTGTGACAGTTGTTATGCAAactttgaacattttttttttttaatttttgataagtaagaggtAATTTTGTTAGAAAAGAATGTATGGGCGAAACCCATGTACAACAGAAAACTTTGAACTTTGAACATAGTGCTTGATATGCTTAGTCCTTAGCTTAGTGTCATTGTATTCAATCTGTACGGgtcttataaaagtaaatattatacctataaaaacaaaatagtaGTATATGTTATAATCTGGCAAATGCTGCAGTGGTAGTCTACAATAAAATCAAGCAGTGTGAGGGAGTCAGCATACAAAATTTAGTGCTAGAGCCTCTCTAATTAACATTGCTCCCACTTGCCCATAAAGAAATAGCATCTCTCCTCTTTCAgcttttattttagttaatatcTGTGTGATATTCTTGTTAATGGTTTAACtgtcaaaaaaaaatatctgtATGATATTTATGACCTTCATGAAAATAGTGTAGTAAACCAGTACCATCTGTTGTTTACATTCGTGTAAGTTCTGTTCTAAAGGCACGCTTTGCATCTGGCCTAGGAAGGACTATGCCTGGTACAAATCTTGGTCTGAACATCAAAGTTGTTGTGGGACTTGCTTCCTGCCACTGTATAAGCACTTCTCTTCCTATCATTTTGTAGAGGAAATATTTGAGTGTCCCAAAATTAGAATAGCAGAATCTTTGAACCTTACATAttcattgaaaaaattgtaactgTCATGATTTTCTTTTCAGGTATTTTACAATACAGCTCGTTACTATCAGGCATATTATGGTCATAAAACAGTGAGTACTTTTTCATTCGTCTTGGTATCTCAGTATTCTGTCTCATTTAGAACTAAATGTGACAGTAAGTTGACTAAGGTTTGTATTCCATTCAAAATTTCCTTAAATTGCTTTATGCATATACCTGCCAGGATCCCCGTGCTGTCCTGGTCGGCCTTCTTTTGGTTCTCTCTGGATTTCAGTATCTCAATCAGTGGACAAGGTATAACCAGGTACTGTGATATCTAATACCCCAAATATGAAAACATGATACCATATGCATCTTTATGTGAGATCGTTTGGTGGATATGCTGAATGTTGGTAAACTAGTATAGCTCGCATAACTCAAAGTAATCTGAATTTAAGACATTGCAGTATTACTTGTCATGCGTGATGTTACTTGGTGTTACTTAAGAACTCTTTATTCTCGTCTTTTCTGAATAGACCTTAACAAATGGTAGTGGTAAGCATTTAAACTCAACTATATATAGAACATATACAATgtataaattttgttatataagTTAGCTGTAGGATAAGAACATGTCTATATTATGCAGGATTTTTGGCGGgattttttttcaatgaatttttttttaatatcacatATTAAAATGCTTGGACAAGTCCTCTGACactttgaattcttcttgttctaGGCTGTGGAAATGGTCAAGAAAACACCTGCTTACAAAAATAGGTTACGAGCCTTGGAACTTGAGCGTAGTGGAGGAGCTACAAATAAGAAGAAGACTCACAAGCTGACGAATAAGTATGACCCTGTCAAAAGTTCAAAgagttaataataaaaaaatttcatggaTGTCCTTTTCTTCTCTTGATGATGTGTCAATCAATGTGGACATCTTATCGTTTCAAACTTCCATGTGCtccttttttagtattattcttTGGGTACTCCCCTTGTATCGGGTCTTtgcatattattattcttaaattatGGTAACAAGAAAATGGGTTGTGTTCTTATCGCAGAAAAATCGAAGAAGATTTCAGCCAAGAACTTGACCTGCAGATAAAGGGAGCCGAAAAGCCCTCCATCTGGGGACTTCTTGGTGTCCGTTTCCTACTCCTACCTTATACAATTGGAAAGGTTGTAGCACTGTTGTTATTCAATActgcaaatttttttaatgtgtattattcaACAGTAACTGCAATGGCTATAGTTTCTTGTTGATCTATTTCTTTCATGAATAGATGCTGATCTTAGCTTATTTAGCCAAAATTGatgtttgcattttatttttatccgaTCCAGCTATTGTTATGGTCTGGTTGTTGGTTTTGGAGATACAAGGTGAAAAAAGCTCCATATTCTTGGGAAGATGCATCTTACCTTACACAAAGGTCCCTCGGAGTTCCTCTTGATGCGTGGATAAATATTGGTACGTTGGATCTaattcacaaatatatatacatatgctaATCCTGTACCAAACAAAGAGTGCTATGCGCCATATCATCTATAATCACCACCCCcctgtctctttctctctctctcccccccccccccccccccccccaaaaaaaaaacaaaaaaaaaaaaaaaagaaaaaaagaaaaaacaaaaggctGGACCCATACAAGAACTCCCCATTATGTTTTTGTTGGTTGCAGTTCTTTCCAGACTTGAGtaatttttgacatttttacctatatatataaaagttctTTCCAGACTTCACGCATGTTGATGCTGCATCTGCACACTGTACTTGTGTGCTCTAGAGGGttcttaatttaaaagagtTTTAGAAATTAAGACGTGTATGTTTCTATCAGATGACTCCACAAAGGAAGATCTTGTTCAACGACGTTTATGGGAGAAATCCAACATGGAGAGCTACCTATCCGAGATGCGGAAAGAATCAAAGCGAAGGAGATAAACAGGCTTTGCTTTGCTATACTCTGAAATACCGACGACAAACTTCTGATACAAGTCCAACATACACAGGAGTTTTTTACCCATAATGTACGAAGAAACAGAAACAGTAGTATTTGGTTTCTAGGAAAAAGGCAGAGTAGGATCATTGTTTCGAACCCCCAACTTACCAACCTTTTTAAGCCTTCAGAATCTCAGATGTGAACTTCTGTGTAGTTGGTTTAATGGGTCAATAGTTCTTGATGTGAGGTTCTTCAAACCGATCTTGGTGGGTGGCATGGCAGGCTGAGGTAACTTTTCAGGCTTGTTCCCTCTCTTTGCTTCGCTTCTGACATATATTTGGTGATGATACTTTTTAAACCGATTCTTGGGAGAGCCATTATATTGCTATTAGCCTAtatgtgttttttttgtttctttaaatgCGCATACCAAATTTTGTTCTGTTGGCGAGTCGAAGTACGATGTTTGCCCATTTCCCCCTATTTTCCGTTATTTTCCTGACATCGATGT
This sequence is a window from Carya illinoinensis cultivar Pawnee chromosome 9, C.illinoinensisPawnee_v1, whole genome shotgun sequence. Protein-coding genes within it:
- the LOC122275069 gene encoding chaperone protein dnaJ 50; this translates as MAPAATIRWCAVMSVLMSFLLLSPSMAIYCDEDDCYDLLGVSQSANSSEIKKAYYKLSLKYHPDKNPDPESRKIFVKVANAYEILKDEATREQYDYAIAHPEEVFYNTARYYQAYYGHKTDPRAVLVGLLLVLSGFQYLNQWTRYNQAVEMVKKTPAYKNRLRALELERSGGATNKKKTHKLTNKKIEEDFSQELDLQIKGAEKPSIWGLLGVRFLLLPYTIGKLLLWSGCWFWRYKVKKAPYSWEDASYLTQRSLGVPLDAWINIDDSTKEDLVQRRLWEKSNMESYLSEMRKESKRRR